In Candidatus Anaeroferrophillus wilburensis, the genomic stretch CCGAAAACCCCCGCAGGCAGGAGAGAACCGGCAGCTCGGCCACGCCCATAAACTGGAAGGTTTCTTCCGCCTCCCGCAGCTCCAGAACCCGGGAACCGCCGGCCGGCATCGCTTCCCCGGCCAGCTGCAGGGAAATTTCTCGTCCTTCGGCATCCAGCAAACCAACAACCACCGGCAGATGAAAAGGCAGTTTCTGCTCCTGACCAGGGGTGGAAGGACAGGACTGCCGCAGGGTCAAAGTAAAGGTTTGCTGCCGGGGGTCATGGCATGTTTCCACGGCCAGCAGCGGCGTCCCCGCCTGGCTATACCAACGGCAGAATTGGGAAAAATCCCGGCCGCTCACCTCCGCCATGGCCTCGATAAAGTCTTCGATGGTTGCCGCCTGGCCGTCATGCCGTTCCAAGTAGAGGTTCAGTCCCCGGCGAAAAGCGCCGGCACCGATCAGGGTCTGCAGCATGCGGATCACTTCAGCCCCTTTGTTGTAGACGGTGGTGGTATAAAAATTGTTGATCTCCACATAGGAATCGGGACGCACCGGATGAGCCAGGGGGCCGCGATCCTCGGGAAACTGGCTGCTGCGCAGCAGCCGCACATCCTCGATCCTTTTGACCGCCCGCCCCATCGTGGCAGCCGAGAACTCCTGGTCGCGAAAAACGGTCAGCCCCTCCTTGAGACTCAGCTGAAACCAGTCGCGGCAGGTGACCCGGTTGCCAGTCCAGTTGTGAAAATACTCATGGGCAATGACCCCCTCCACTCCCTGGAAATCTGCGTCAGTGGCGGTATCCGGCCGGGCGAGAACATAGCGGGAATTGAAAATATTCAACCCTTTGTTCTCCATCGCCCCCATGTTGAAATCATCGACGGCGACGATCATGTAGCAGTCGAGATCATATTCGAGGCCATAGGTTTCCTCGTCCCAGCGCATGGCTTTTTTGAGGGCACTCATGGCATGGTCGCACTTGTCGCGGTTCTGTTGCTCCACATAGATATGGAGGGCAACCTGACGGCCGGAAGCGGTGGTAAAACGGTCGGCGATCTGCACCAGATTGCCAGCCACCAGGGCGAAGAGATAGCACGGCTTGGGAAATGGGTCCTCCCAGGTTGCCTCGTGCCGGTCATTGGGCCGGTTGTCCTGCGCTACCAGATTACCGTTGGCCAGCAGCACCGGATAGCGCTGCCGGTCGGCAATAATGGTAGTCCGGTAGCGAGCCAGAACGTCGGGCCGGTCAAGGAAGTAGGTGATTTTGCGAAATCCCTGGGCTTCGCACTGGGTGCAGAAATTGCCGCTGGAAAGGTAGAGGCCCTCCAACGCCGTATTGGCCTTGGGATTGATCTCGGTAATAATCTCCAACCGGAAGGCCGCAGGCACCTCAGTGATGGTCAGCGATTCACCATCCACCTGGTAGTCTGTTTCAAACAACTGGCGGCCATCCAGTGAAAGGGAGCGCAGAATCAACTGGCGGCCGGCCAGCACCAACGGTTTGGTGGCCGGCGAACCAACGGTGTGATTGCGGCGGATTGCCAGCCGGGAGGTGACCACGGTCCTCTCCTCATTGAGGTCAAAAAGCAGCTCCACCTGGTCGATAAGGAAGGGCGGCGGCTGGTAGTCATGGCGATGGATGGTTTTCGGCTCGTTGCTGTTCATCATTGGCTTGTACGTCCTGGATGTTTGTGTGGTTACGGATTATGGCGTCGACTCGGGCGCGGCGGTACGGATCATCTGACTGGCCAGCAGGGATACCAGGCTCATGAGAGCCCCGGCGAGAAAAACCAGCCGATAGTCGATCATCCAGATCAAGCCGCCGACCGCCGGCAGGACCACGGCGGAGATATGATTGATGGTAAAGCCGACGGCCATGGTCGGGGCGATATCCCTGGGGGCACCGATTTTCTGGAAATAGGTCCGGATAGCGATGGCAAAGTTGAAGAAAATATGATCGAGGATATAAAGGACGGCAATGGCCATCCGGTTCTGCAGCAGGGCGTAGCCTATAAAAATCAGGATCAGGCTGCCATATTCCAGTGACAGGACTTTTCGTTCGCCAAAACGGACAATGGCTCTGCCGATCATCGGACTCAGATAAAAATTGATCAGGTTGTTGACCAGAAAGAGTACGGCCACTTCCCGCACCGAAAAGTGAAAATTATTCACCATCAGGAACACAGCAAAAGCGATGAAAATCTGCCGCCGGGCGCCAGCCATGAAGGTTAAAAAGTAGAAAAGCCAGTAGCGCTTCCTGAACACCATTTTCTTCCGCTGGGGTGGCAGGGTTTCATCCACCGGCTGCTGGAAAAACCCCCAGAGCGCCAGCAGGCCGATGAGACCGCCGATCAGCAGATACAGCTGCCGGTAGCTGAAAAACGGCTGGCTGAAGTAGATAAAAATGCCGACGGCAATATTGGACGCTGCGGCACAGCGCCGCTGGCTGCCGAAAACCAGCGGAGATTTGTAGCGATCGAAATACTGCAGGGTCAGCGACTGGTTGGTCGTTTCATAATAGTGAAAACCGGAACTCATGATCAGGGTGGTAAAAACCAGTCCGCCATAAGTG encodes the following:
- the pepN gene encoding aminopeptidase N, which gives rise to MNSNEPKTIHRHDYQPPPFLIDQVELLFDLNEERTVVTSRLAIRRNHTVGSPATKPLVLAGRQLILRSLSLDGRQLFETDYQVDGESLTITEVPAAFRLEIITEINPKANTALEGLYLSSGNFCTQCEAQGFRKITYFLDRPDVLARYRTTIIADRQRYPVLLANGNLVAQDNRPNDRHEATWEDPFPKPCYLFALVAGNLVQIADRFTTASGRQVALHIYVEQQNRDKCDHAMSALKKAMRWDEETYGLEYDLDCYMIVAVDDFNMGAMENKGLNIFNSRYVLARPDTATDADFQGVEGVIAHEYFHNWTGNRVTCRDWFQLSLKEGLTVFRDQEFSAATMGRAVKRIEDVRLLRSSQFPEDRGPLAHPVRPDSYVEINNFYTTTVYNKGAEVIRMLQTLIGAGAFRRGLNLYLERHDGQAATIEDFIEAMAEVSGRDFSQFCRWYSQAGTPLLAVETCHDPRQQTFTLTLRQSCPSTPGQEQKLPFHLPVVVGLLDAEGREISLQLAGEAMPAGGSRVLELREAEETFQFMGVAELPVLSCLRGFSAPVILKIDYADENLAFLLAHDGDDFNRWEAGQQLAVRIMLGLLAERRAGHQLSIPSVFSEALRQVLVQREIDPALRALALTLPTETYVGEQLEVIDPLAIHEVREFMAHSLATVLRDDLLVVYEHNTDPGPYSPEPEAIGRRSLKNVCLGYLMKLADPTSQDLGLRQFHLGANMTDVLAALNGLANSDHPQRQATLDAFYRQWSAEPLVLDKWFAVQAAAGRPDTLTTVEQLLEHPAFTWQNPNRVRALIGTFCHGNPASFHEAGGAGYGFLADQVLMLNGSNPQIAARLLTAMTRWRRYDEARQELMCGQLERIAAADGLSRDVYEIAAKSLA
- a CDS encoding MFS transporter produces the protein MKTIAANPMYRYLIVLTIASTVGLQAWRTLFNNFAVEVAGLNGAQVGVIQSVREIPGFLALLTVYFILLIKEHHLSALSVLCLGLGVAATGCLPTYGGLVFTTLIMSSGFHYYETTNQSLTLQYFDRYKSPLVFGSQRRCAAASNIAVGIFIYFSQPFFSYRQLYLLIGGLIGLLALWGFFQQPVDETLPPQRKKMVFRKRYWLFYFLTFMAGARRQIFIAFAVFLMVNNFHFSVREVAVLFLVNNLINFYLSPMIGRAIVRFGERKVLSLEYGSLILIFIGYALLQNRMAIAVLYILDHIFFNFAIAIRTYFQKIGAPRDIAPTMAVGFTINHISAVVLPAVGGLIWMIDYRLVFLAGALMSLVSLLASQMIRTAAPESTP